The following are encoded together in the Lathyrus oleraceus cultivar Zhongwan6 chromosome 3, CAAS_Psat_ZW6_1.0, whole genome shotgun sequence genome:
- the LOC127126407 gene encoding UDP-glucose 6-dehydrogenase 1, whose product MVKICCIGARYVGGPTMEVIALKCPSIEVAVVDISVSRITARNSDQLPIYEPGLDNVVKQCRGRNLFFRTDVEKHVFEADIVFVSVNTPTKTQGLGAGKAADLTYWESAARMIADVSKSDKIVVEKSTVPVKFLLSKLNKINCERML is encoded by the coding sequence ATGGTGAAGATTTGCTGCATTGGTGCTAGATATGTTGGTGGTCCAACTATGGAAGTCATTGCACTTAAATGTCCATCCATTGAAGTGGCTGTTGTCGACATATCTGTATCCCGCATCACAGCTCGGAACAGCGACCAGCTTCCAATCTATGAACCCGGTCTTGACAATGTTGTAAAGCAATGTCGTGGCAGGAATCTCTTCTTCAGAACTGATGTTGAAAAGCATGTCTTTGAGGCTGACATAGTGTTTGTCTCTGTTAACACCCCGACTAAAACTCAGGGTCTCGGTGCCGGCAAAGCAGCAGATTTGACATATTGGGAGAGCGCGGCTCGCATGATTGCTGATGTCTCAAAGTCTGACAAAATTGTTGTGGAGAAATCAACTGTTCCTGTCAAATTTCTGCTTTCAAAACTTAATAAAATTAACTGTGAAAGAATGCTATAA